Genomic DNA from Oncorhynchus clarkii lewisi isolate Uvic-CL-2024 chromosome 5, UVic_Ocla_1.0, whole genome shotgun sequence:
attctgaattgtcacattcttaaaagaaagtggtgatcctaactgacataaaacaggacatttttactaggattaaatgtcaggaattgtgaaaaactgagtttaaatgtatttggctaaggtgtatgtaaacttctgacttcaactgtatatatattacagaGCTTTCTTTCATCTGTttcataagcatttcgctacacttgcaataacatctgctaaacatgtgtatgtgaccaataaaatgtgatttgatttgatcatcctccccctctacaaactcctcctctctgctttaGGTTTGATCATCCTCCCCCTCTACaaactcctcctctctgctttaGGTTTGATCATCCTCCCCCTCTACaaactcctcctctctgctttaGGTTTGATCATCCTCCCCCTCTACaaactcctcctctctgctttaGGTTTGATCATCCTCCCCCTCTACaaactcctcctctctgctttaGGTTTGATCATCCTCCCCCTCTACAAACTACTCCTCTCTGCTTTAGGTTTGATCATCCTCCCCCTCTACaaactcctcctctctgctttaGGTTTGATCATCCTCCCCCTCTACaaactcctcctctctgctttaGGTTTGATCATCCTCCCCCTCTACAAACTACTCCTCTGCTTTAGGTTTGATCATCCTCCCCCTCTACAAACTTCTCCTCTCTGCTTTAGGTTTGATCATCCTCCCCCTCTACaaactcctcctctctgctttaGGTTTGATCATCCTCCCCCTCTACaaactcctcctctctgctttaGGTTTGATCATCCTCCCCCTCTACAAACTACTCCTCTGCTTTAGGTTTGATCATCCTCCCCCTCTACAAACTTCTCCTCTCTGCTTTAGGTTTGATCATCCTCCCCCTCTACAAACTTCTCCTCTCTGCTTTAGGTTTGATCATCCTCCCCCTCTACAAACTTCTCCTCTCTGCTTTAGGTTTGATCATCCTCCCCCTCTACaaactcctcctctctgctttaGGTTTGATCATCCTCCCCCTCTACaaactcctcctctctgctttaGGTTTGATCATCCTCCCCCTCTACaaactcctcctctctgctttaGGTTTGATCATCCTCCCCCTCTACAAACTACCTCTGCTTTAGGTTTGATCATCCTCCCCCTCTACAAACTTCTCCTCTCTGCTTTAGGTTTGATCATCCTCCCCCTCTACAAACTACTCCTCTCTGCTTTAGGTTTGATCATCCCCCCCTCTACaaactcctcctctctgctttaGGTTTGATCATCCTCCCCCTCTACaaactcctcctctctgctttaGGTTTGATCATCCTCCCCCTCTACAAACTACTCCTCTGCTTTAGGTTTGATCATCCTCCCCCTCTACAAACTTCTCCTCTCTGCTTTAGGTTTGATCATCCTCCCCCTCTACAAACTACTCCTCTCTGCTTTAGGTTTGATCATCCTCCCCCTCTACaaactcctcctctctgctttaGGTTTGATCATCCTCCCCCTCTACAAACTTCTCCTCTCTGCTTTAGGTTTGATCATCCTCCCCCTCTACAAACTACTCCTCTCTGCTTTAGGTTTGATCATCCTCCCCCTCTACaaactcctcctctctgctttaGGTTTGATCATCCTCCCCCTCTACAAACTACTCCTCTGCTTTAGGTTTGATCATCCCCCCCTCTACAAACTACTCCTCTCTGCTTTAGGTTTGATCATCCTCCCCCTCTACAAACTACTCCTCTCTGCTTTAGGTTTGATCATCCTCCCCCTCTACaaactcctcctctctgctttaGGTTTGATCATCCCCCCCTCTACAAACTACTCCTCTCTGCTTTAGGTTTGATCATCCCCCCCCTCTACAAACTTCTCCTCTCTGCTTTAGGTTTGATCATCCTCCCCCTCTACAAACTACTCCTCTCTGCTTTAGGTTTGATCATCCTCCCCCTCTACAAACTACTCCTCTCTGCTTTAGGTTTGATCATCCTCCCCCTCTACAAACTTCTCCTCTCTGCTTTAGGTTTGATCATCCTCCCCCTCTACAAACTACTCCTCTCTGCTTTAGGTTTGATCATCCTCCCCCTCTACAAACTACTCCTCTCTGCTTTAGGTTTGATCATCCTCCCCCTCTACAAACTACTCCTCTCTGCTTTAGGTTTGATCATCCTCCCCCTCTACAAACTTCTCCTCTCTGCTTTAGGTCACAAGATCTGGTTTGAAATTAAGTTCAAAATATGTATACTAGATAAATATATTTTGGAACAAAAACTGTCTTGTACCTCTGCTCTTGCATCCCCTTCGTTGTATTAAGATCCAGATGACCACTAGCAGTGTGACAAGTATGGCACTCGCTGCTCCCACTGCTACCCACAGCCTCCAGTCTACAAGCAGAACCCGATTGGAAGGGCGAGACAGAGTTACTTATTGGAAGGTGAGGAGGGGGTAAACAGAAGTTATTTCATTCGACATCTtctcacccacaaacacacacattagtgGTGTgcaggtcagctgtttgttcacccttACCCATTCGCAATAGCTAATAACCCTACCGCAATCACCCAACTATATGTATTGTGAAAATCTGAGGACCACACACGATCCTAACCCGCTAATATAGAAAATGCGCTGTCAAAGAtagcattttttttttctgacattttggtagattatttgttagtcaacttctcttctgtcattatatgctgccctagaagactaaataaacccttgctcaccagaataatgtcataaatagattgaagcattcattctatctAGTCAGTCTAGTCTCAGAACatttttatattattttgtacataaatccGAGACAGTCCATTTAGTAGGATATGTTACATTTCTAATGGATGTGTtattttgtggatgtccatcacccatttcgtatgatatgttatgaattataattcatattatatgttacgaatttgaaaacgtacaatatgttgtgaatttgcaaaacgtagtATATGTTACGACTTGCAAAACATATATGTTATGGATTCTAGCTacgtggctaggtggctaacattagcaagtctaggagttaggggttagggttaaggttattgTTAAGTCTAGGAGTTAGGCTAATTgcttatggttagggttaggggaagggttagctaaaagggttcaagttagggttaggggaagggttaatgttaggggaagggttaatgttaggggaagtgttagctaacatgctaagtagttgcaaagtagcaaaaAAGTAGTATGtcgttgcaaagttgctaatgaactaaaatgctaaagttgtccgtcaTGAGATTCAAACTCACAACCTTTTGTATAATGCAAACATCTAGCAACTCAAAGGTTccgagtttgaatctcatcacggacatcTTTAGAATTtcagctaattagcaacttttcaactacctACACATTttttgctactttgcaactacttatcatcttagctaaccctaaccctaacccttttagctaacccttcccctgccaacttttgtttttgccttaagtaaccacacctcttatgtaaccataccaaatgtaacatataacttgagtgtcccagatttacatttactatgttatgtcaaGTCCATGAGTCCAGGCTGATCTAGTTGACATCAGCAAAGTTCTCTGTGATCTCCGCTTCTTTCAAGGAGCAAAGATGGTTAGGGTCCAGGAAGAAGAATAatactggaaacacttatctccctcactagctttaagcaccaactgtcagagcagctcacagattactgcacctgtacatagcccacctataatttagccctatcaactacctctttcccaactgtatttaatttatttatttattttgctcctttgcaccccattatttttatttctactttgcacattcttccattgcaaaactaccattccagtgttttacttgctatattgtatttaccttgccaccaaggccttttttgcctttacctcccttctcacctcatttgctcacattgtatatagacttgtttatactttattattgactgtatgtttgttttactccatgtgtaactctgtgttgttgtatctgtcgaactgctttgctttatcttggccaggtcgcaattgtaaatgagaacttgttctttaacttgcctacctggttaaataaaggtaaaataaataaataaaataaaataacaaaaataacaaaaaaacagtCTTGTGACTGTCGAATTTGTATAGCGCATCAAAACCATCACACAATCATCACATAACATGCTATtatcctcttttaccacttccccaaatctttcccaaacatttATTTTCTGGCCCTCCCTCCTCTTTATTTTAAATGTTCCATTTCGCAGCTTATCTCTTactgaattacattttttttagccTTGATGGATCGAAGTAAACTTTTTCTGCCTGTTCCCAAAAGCTTTGGTGATTGGCATGTAGGCTATTTCACGTATACAGTTAGTTTCTAAAGCTTAGGCTTATGCACTAATGCCAGATAAcctaaaataatgaaataaaagCCTCAATGAAATTAGACCataattatacatttatggatttttaaGGTAttgtttctctttattcaacccgccCAATATTTTATGACCCTAAATCCGCCCGCGATGACTATGTTATGAGTCAACccgcacatcacacacacacacacacacacacacacacacacacacacacacacacacacacacacatacacacaatgaaAACGCCTATGGTTTAGAGGATTTACCTGTCATCAATGGAGTATAAGTGGTACTTTTCATCTGGTTGTCCGCTGCAATAGAAAGACCATAAtgagttgtttaaaaaaaatatttacagtatattattTAGTAACAACAGTAGTGCTGCCACTGACAATACTGTTGTAAGACTCATCATCATAACATTTCTAAACATTTCACAGAGACTGATGAATGAGATAAAAATCGATTTCCTTCTCTACTTACATATATTAACTTGAGTTCCATTGCTACATGCTTGTTGAAGGACGGGAATCTCTACTGAGACATGGCAAAAGTACCATCCACTGTTATTGTGTGTGACATCTTTAAGAATTAATCTGGACCAACTCTCTCTAGATTCTTTAGATACATGACCCCCAGCATCCAGCTTCCCAGTTTTGTCAGCCGAATGGGTACTGCTGTTCAGCAGTGTATTGGAGCTGCAGCTTGAGTGGCCAGTTGGGCTGAAATACCAGTTCACCGTGACACGAGTTTGGGGCATGAAACTGCAGTTCAGGGTAAGAGAGGAACCAAGATGAACTTCCACTGTCCTTGGTGGCTGATCCAGGATCACAGTGCTCAGACCAGGCTTCACCAACATTCCTGTCGCAGGAGAATGCACACAATTGAGGGATTAGTTGTTTGATCATTTAGAGGTAAACAAGAGATTGTGTGAGTATAGATCAGGGAAAAAGCAAACGAAAATCAATAAGCTATGAATAGAATTGCAAAAAGCAAATGCAAATGTTTGTATGAccataaaggtcaaataaataaataaataaataaatagtcaaATTTAAACCATGTATTGATGAGTTGAAGAGCAAGGAATAGTAATCCTACCTGTAAGAAACAGCAAGAGGGTCACTTTTCTCCAGATGGCCATTTTATGGCTTAATGGTGGGCTTCTTAGTGTGTCCCCACATGTCATAGCTACAGTACCTTCCTGAGTGAGATGAGGAAGGACTCTATATGTGTGGGTGGAAGGAAGTGCTCAACATTTACCACATACTGAAACCAGACATTGAGGGGTGATGGGGGATGCACATATAACTACAAAGAGTGGTTGACTACATTAAAAACAACATTTGCTGAGTTACTAAACTCTACACACATAGTTGTCTTGCAGTCACATGTGTCCTCAAACGTTGGTACTGTAGGTGTGCACTGTGGAATTTAAGGGCATATTGTAAGTATGGCTCAGAGAAACTGGAAGGGCTTCTGAGAGTTTGGGGGTTTTGGTCCAAATGTGTTAACTCACTTCGCCACTACAATCATTCTAGAATATCCGTGTGACTTTCGGTCATAAAACAATACTAAGATCAAATAGCCATGCAAAGTTTCTGATTTAAATAGTTTATCCGCTTGGAGTGTCATGAACAATGAAGTAAGAAGATGAACCCACACAGAATGTGTATAATGTGATAATGAGTGAACAACATTGATGACACATTGTGTCTTTTCCTTTTCATTAAAATGTGTCACTTATTATGGTAGTTAGAAGAAAGAGGTCAAACACAGGACAGGCAGCCTACTAAAACATGAAAAACCTCACGTGTTATGTCATCTATTTGGTGGAAACCCTGAGGGTAAACTAAAGAATACCTGAAATAGGCCTTTTAAATTAATCATCATTTGCATTTTCTCCATAGCTGCTTTTCATTTACCAAGGAAAACGCATAGCCTTCACCCCCAGATACAGACCTAAAAACGACAATACCCAGAGTTCTCCTCTACTGCGTCTGCGCAATACACACTACGGCCCTAGGCGTTGGACGAAAGATGCAATGCACTCCGGCAGCATCAGTACCAGCCCAGTAGAGTGTGCTGCAAATAAACCAAAAATAGGGGACGGCGACGAATAGCCTTTATAATTACTGATACACCGGTACCGGTTTCTTGGTCTGGCAAGATGGGAGATCAGAAGGTAGGATAGAAGTGGCCGAACAGGTGTTTTGTGTTTGCTGCGGTCGCAGGGCGTACAAAGAAAGGGGAGTAGCTCGAAGGACCGGGACTTTGTTGCTGTTATATATCATTTGATTGTATTCTGTCCTTTTAATACAACCTTGTATGTTTACATATTTTAGTTGATTTAAAAGATGATGCGTATTTCGCGGAGGCGCGTCGTCATAAAGATTTGCAGTACATCAAACATTCGATGCACATGAGCATCACTTTCCGCCAAGAAGACTCCAATTCGTGCGCGAGAAAAACTGCGACTAACGAGGTCTCAGAATAGTCTTTAATGATTTAACTTGTAAATGCATACCAGTCCAAGACACATTAACAGCTGTCTGTTTTTAGTTTTGACCGATTTGCTGAGCCTGAGGTTGCAATAAGTGTAGAGTGTGTCCCATTATCCCTATTATTGGGGCCTGGCGCATAGCCTCTCGCAGGAAAGAGCATATTAAATGCTTCTTGGGTTGGGAGTGTATGATTCTATAAACCTGACAGGCGTGGGACTGGACTGTGGAAATGTTTAACATAATTTGCCTGGATCTTCTTAAATCAATATCATATTGAGTTTAGCTTGGCTGCTGCAGAGATAGGTTGCCCATGGTGCCTAGTGTATTATGATGGGTTAAACctaaccactggagaggagacacATTATTAAATGATGGATGCGTATCCTTATGGTTATGTAGCAAGATGCCGCCCTTGTCACAATTTACACAGAAGTGGAAATTCCCGGGAAGAGATTTGGGGGACTGAGTAGCCTACTAACCATTTATGATTAATCCTTACTTCTTTAAATGTACGCTAGTATTGTTAGGAGTCACTACTGATGTGTTGTCTTGAAGCAAGGCATCTCAAGGAAATATTATATTCTGCGTATTGAGAACTTGGTCCAATGTGAAAATGTAATAATGTTCTCTCTAATATATTCTTAGGTTTAATAACCTTTTGTATGTTGTTAAGGAATCGCTTCGTAAGATCACCACCACCCTGGCCCTGAAGAATGAGGAGATCACAAACTTCATCTGCTGTCAGAAACAGAGCCTGGAGAACCTGGAGGTATTGTACAACGCGTCTGGATGTTCTAACAATAAGATGACAGCCTGACAGTAGGATATGTGCACAACACAATAGACACATGGTTTTATGAATTTGGCGTGGCATACTAGTCAGACGGACTGGCTGGATGTACATGGTATCTATCAGTGAACTGATTCCTTCTCTATTGACCCCTGCAGGTTAACTCCAGCCGTGTCCAGGAGGACCTGGAGACAGAGTTCAGCTCCCTCCACTCAGTACTGGACGATATAAAGGACAGCATGGTCACcaggatcaaacaggagagggcCAGCCGCACCTATGAGCTACAGGTCAGTTCAGCTTTATTGGGCTTTTACTGGATAAGGGTTTTACAGGATTTTGCTTTGCATTTTCTTGAGATTTCAAGATCAACATCTTGAACATCAACATTCAACATTGGAACAATATTTTGATGACTTCTCCAGGCTATCCGATCATAAGATCAGCTTATGATCAATGTAGCATGACTCATTCTCAGGCTCACAATTTGGGTGAACTTTTTGTGCAGACCGATTCAGAGTTGCTATGAAAGAAATGTTGCCACGAAaggctgtgtgtgttggggttcGCAACGTTATTATTCCTAGAGGATTATTGTGTCTGT
This window encodes:
- the LOC139409204 gene encoding uncharacterized protein, producing MTCGDTLRSPPLSHKMAIWRKVTLLLFLTGMLVKPGLSTVILDQPPRTVEVHLGSSLTLNCSFMPQTRVTVNWYFSPTGHSSCSSNTLLNSSTHSADKTGKLDAGGHVSKESRESWSRLILKDVTHNNSGWYFCHVSVEIPVLQQACSNGTQVNISDNQMKSTTYTPLMTDWRLWVAVGAASAILVTLLVVIWILIQRRGCKSRENPIYLNMPPPRSAIKQPSPHPGIQMDNQKFPSPLKHTRTPATAHYSKHVRTPTPARTHDSKHSLKP